AATCAAAGTGAAGAAGAATCAAGATCGGAAAAGCTTGCCAACTTTAATACTTTGGGCTTTCTTGAAGTATGCCAAAAGGCCATCTTTGAATCAGAATCACCATCTTTTTGAAAGTAATTACactgaacaaaaaagaaattagtaaAATCCAAATTGTTAGAAGATCCATGAAGTCTAACCCAAGAGGATTTTGAAGTTcatttttcatgaatttttctgaGGAATTTTGATTGTTACAGTCTTTACTTCTACATATTCTCTGAGCCCATCTTCCCCTAGCTCTCTCCCATTTCCAGATTCCTTGAACCCTCCAAAAGGAGTGTGACATGTTACAATGTTATAGGTATTGACCCACACTGTTCCAGCTTGCAGGGCTTGGGTCAGATACATAGCCTTGTCCAGGTCCTTGGTGAAGACAGCCGCTGCTAACCCATACTTGGTATCATTGGCCCTCTCAATAATCTCACTGATTTTTttgaatttgaacacaggctGCACGGGTCCAAAGATCTCTTCCTTGGCAATCCGCATGTTGTCTTGTACATTGCCAAAGACAGTGGGCTTGATGAAGAAACCTTTCTCCCCAAAGCGTTCTCCCCCACACATCAATTTGGCACCTTCTTTCTGCCCTAGTTGGATGTAACCCAGGATTTTTTCAAACTGTTCCTTGTCTACCTGGGGCCCTTGCTGGGTGTCAAGCTCAAAGGGATTCCCAACtttcctcttcttggctttttcTACAGTTCTTTCAAGAAATTCATCATAGATGGAGTCTTCCACGAAGGTCCGAGAGCCAGCACAGCAGCACTGGCCCATGTTGAAGAAGAGTGCTTCGTGGCATTGTTCTACAGCATGGTTCATGTCTGCATCTGCCAGGACGATACTGGGGCTCTTCCCACCCAGCTCCAGGGTGACCCTCTTCAGGTTAGAGTCCCCTGCCGCCTTCTGGATCAGATGGCCAACCTCTGTGGAGCCAGTAAAGGCCACCTTATCAATGTCCATGTGTTGGGCCACAGCAGCCCCTGCCGTAGGTCCATAGCCCGTGATGATGTTTACTACGCCAGGAGGAAAGCCAGCTTCTTTGATCAAGGAGGCAAGATACAAGGCGGACAGCGGGGTCTGTTCAGCCACCTTCATAACCACAGTATTGCCAGCTGCCAGGGCTGGGGCAAGTTTCCAGCCTTGCATGACCAGAGGAAAGTTCCATGGAATAATCTGGCCACACACCCCAATGGGCTCATGCCTTGTGTAGCAGAAGAGCTCTCCATCCATAGGGATAGTCTTCCCATGGAATTTGTCAGCCCAGCCCGCAAAGTACCGATACACCTTAATGACTTCATCAAGGTCCAGAACATAGGATTCTTGGAAAGGCTTTCCATTGTCCAAGGTCTCTAGTGAGGCCAGATATATGCGATCTCTTTCTACTAGGTCAGCCAGGCGGTAAAGTAACCTGCCCCTCTCGGAAGCATCCATCTGTCGCCATGGAGACCCTAGCCGAAAGGCTTCCCGGGCAGCTTTCACAGCCAAGTCTACATCTGCCTTATCTCCTTCAGCCACATGAGTGATGACCTCTCCTGTTGAGGGATTGACTGTTGGGAATGTCTTTTTGCTGACTGCATCCCTCCACTCATTATTGATGAAGAGTTTGTCATATCGGACTTCTGGCTGTAGCACAGGGTTTGGAAGAGATGCAGCAGAGGAGTAGGGAGCAACCCCTGTACAAAGCCTGGATAATCTGGGGGCCAAGAGACGCAGCATGGTATTTCTGGAGAAGGAACAAGAGCTGCCATGAGTCATTAGGTTTAAAAGCACCCTTCTGGACCAAAGAACTACATTTATTATCTTATTACTTGGAATTCTGAAAGTGTTTTAGATCATAATGAACTCTATCACATAGtgtcttaaaaacaacaacaaaaaagggtaTATTCCTGATTCACTATATAAAAGCCCAAAATATGTCCAAAATATGAATAGGTAAATTTAGGGTTGgtttatataaggaaaaaaacttcctGATAATTAGAACTATTCAAAAGTGGAATAGTTTATCTGGTAagatcatgtatttttctttactgaaggtcttcaagcagaaacTGAATGACTACTTTTGGGGGATATTTTAGAGGATTCATGCTGAACTGGTTACCTTCTGCAATGTCTTTCAATTTGGAATGAAATCAAGTCAACAATCACTGTTGGGATTTGGAGAAAGGCACAAAAAATGGTCCTTgatttcaaggagttcacaatctagtaGAGGAAATAATTGGCAAACAACTACGCACAAAGAAGACTTACATAGGAGAAATTgcagataatcaacagagggaaggcagtagCATTAAGATGGAAtggaaaaggcttcttggagaaggtgagattttagatTCTCTGTGATTCTGAATCAAGCTCAGTGTCATGACttataaaatcaaagaatttgGAAATTGGAAGGTACTTTACAGATCATTAAAGTCTTTTTCTGATTGACCCTATGGTAACTCCCAGTTCTAGCCTTTACTGCCAGTTGACTGCATCTCTGTCTGGATGCCCTAAAACTATGAGTATCTAAAACTCATCCTGTCCAAAACAGAATAaagactttaatatttttttttaccaatgatTTGAATAAACATAGATAAAATGCTCATCAGTTGTGGATGACACAAAGTTGAGAGGGATAATTAAATATTAGATGACCGAGTTGGTATCCAAAACAATCCTGACAGATTAGAGCGTTGGGCTTAATCTAATGAAAAGATAAATGCCAAGTGTATtggattgtaaaaaataaaacaaaaatatttcagaaatataAGTCGGGGGAGGCATGGttgtcagttttttaaaaaaagattttgaggCTTTGGGGACCACAAATTTAATGTGAATCAGCAGTAAAATGAGGTAgtcaagaaggagaagaaaagatataTATGGGAAAAATTTAATCAGAGGAAATATATTAGTATTAAAGGAGATCAGAAAATATTTCTcataaaaggtgggattttaatggGACTTGATGGAAACCAGGAGGAATGATGAAAGATGATGAAAGAACATCCTAGTCACCAGGGGGCAACCTGTGCAAATGTATAGTGTTGAGAATTTATATTTCTTGTTCAGGGAATAGCAAAAGGCTAGTATCACTGAATCACAGAGTATATAGGGGTAAGTAGGGATACATTACTGGgaagttaggtgacacagtgtatagagcacaggccttggagtcaggaggaccttcATTAAAATCTGACCTTGAAACACTAGTGGTGTGATCTTGGTGGGTCACTTAACACAGTTGCTTCagttcatctctaaaatgagctggagatggaaagggcaaattactccagtatctttgccaagaaaacccccagagaagtcacaaagagttgttcACAACCAAACAACACAGGTATAATAAGCCAATTAGAAAAATGAGTGAGGggcagattatgaaggactttgaacaccaaatagagaattttaatatttGACCTTGGAGATGATGGGGAGTAACTAGAAGTTACTCAATGAAGGacagggggaagaagagggaatcaTGTGATCAGAACTATAATTTAGTAAGATCAATTTGATGGCTGAGTGAAAGATGGACCAGAGTAGGGGAAATActtaaggcagggagaccaatcaaATGGCTATTGTAATCGTCAaggcaagaaatgatgaaggctTGTGCCTGCATGACTTCAGTGTCAGAAAAGTCACAAAGAGATTAGAGGAAAGAAGTGGAGGCAACAATTATAGACTACTCAAGGAGTACAGCCAAAAATATAAGGATAATGGCTAGTAGAAGTGGATAgatcaagtgaggattttttgAAGATGGGTGAGCCATGGGCATATTTATAGGAAGTAGAGTAGTAGGCAGAACAAGACTGAAGATTAATGAGAGAGGGAATGATAAAGTGAGTGATCTGCAGGAGAAGATGGAATGGTATTACTTGTGCATGTAAAGGTTTGTATTAGCAACATGGATCACCTCTTCAAGTGAGACAAGggtaaaaataaagatagtaagGAAAGATGTCTGAGTGATATgagatggggaggaaggaagaaaaaccttTGGCAAAAGGCTTcaaattttttcagtgaaatatgaggcaagatgAGCTGAAAGGGAAGGGGAGATTTGGGAAATGAGAAGGGATGAAAAGTACTGGAAAAATCACACATGGGATAGTGTCAGTTAGGGAGATGTAAAAGGATTACTTCAGGAGCAGTGAAAGCCCGGTGGAAATAATGTAACGTGAATTTGTAATGGACCCCGTCAACATATTGTATGATTTTCTATAGCTTTGTTCAGTGAATGGGAGTGAAGGCAGCAGGGAGGAGGACCGAAATAGCAGTGAAAACAGCAGATGTTGGGAATAATATAAAGCTGAAGCTTGGCAGTGCTACACTGATGGGATAAAGAGGCAAAGAGCACAAGATTGTGGAGCTGAACCCATTCATGAAGGGGTCAAAATGGAGGAGGGTGCCAAAGTCTAAAAAGATTAaagttgcctaaggtcacatagctcatTAATTTCAGAGTTCCTCCTAGAAGCCTGATCTTCTGAAAGCTTGGACCATAAGAGATATATTGgctcttttttttatcctttttctctTGAGATTTCTTTGAAAACATTAGGTTTGTTACAGTGGATTTTGGATTATTTGTCTCAAATTCTACAATCTCTGTTGTTTTTTGATTTGGCATCTCTATCAGTTTAACATCCTTGGAGGCCTCCAAGATGGGCTGAGGAGTGTTTAGCCCactactaataaaaaaaaaagtttttccttttgtgtcatTTGGCTATGGGTACCTACAAATCTTTCTCTCCCAAGAGAATTTCCCTGGACCAGATATGTGATAGAACCATCTCAAACCTGCTCAGGAgaactgattattaaattttcaatgtgaacatTTACATCTTTAAAACTGAGAAATGCTACAAACCATGACTTGATTTATAGTTTTGTTAACAATCTTGTTTTAATGAAGTGATAGATGAacgttaataatgtagattaagcTCCAGTGTGTTGGtgacatattttttttcctttggaaaacttGTGGTTAAATATTAACCATCACACTCTAGCCCTGTACCTATTTTCTTTCCCTAGAAAACTCAGTAGAGCTatcttggggtgggggaggaaggatTTAACCTGTGAGTTCATTGGTGTGGGAAATTTCTGGGGCATATAGATACAAATCTGCAACTAATCTATAATTATTAGTTGAGAGAGTTGTCTCTGACACTGAGGggaaaagtgatttgcccagagtcacataatttTTATGTCTGAAATAGGATATGAACTGAGGTATTCTTGTCCTGTGATCTGTCCTCTACCTACTAAACCATTCTTCCTCTCAGTAGATAtactatttttctataatttaaaaaattctatgatttaGTAGACACTATTCTTTCTCCTGTGATTACTCAAGTTTTAAGTTGATTCTTAATTACATTattatggaaagaaaagagagtgacTGCTTAATAAAAAGAATGCTCTAGTGTCTAAGATTTTTATATCTGAATTTCATTAGATTTTTCTGGCAATGAGCTTTCATTGTAGGACAATGTAGTGTAAAGAAAACACTACTTCTTAAACTATAGAtagcaagaaaatcccaagagtACAGAGAGAACTGTGGGATTCTAAACATTTTGCACTGAGTTGAGAGTCACAAGATGAATGTTTTAGTTCCAGCTCCTTTCTGAATGCAAGATTCCTAATGTGGTCTGAATGGGGCAGACCACAATCTGGACATTCTGATCCTTGCTGTCAACAGCAGCCTAGGACAACAATCCTTTTCactagtcttattttttttttatctcaactCATTTGTACTAGTAGCTTGCCAACTTTTCCCAATGAGTAAGTTAGGTCAAGGGCATAGCCACAACCTGGGGGTGAGGAGAGGGACTTTGGTCTTTCTTTCAGCATTTCTGCACTAGTAGGATGGGGATGAAGAAAAAGCGTTCAAGTGGATTACCTACCTCCATTCATTAGAGCAAAACAGATGCCCAAACAGTTTCTGATCTTTATTAAGTTATGTCAGTTTCAAAACTTCAAAAGAATGAGAACTGTAAGAACCCTTATATATCAGCTAGTCCACACCCTCTCCACTTCCAGtttaacaaaggaaaaaacaaagaccTACCGGGTatagtgacttactcaaggtagtaacagtcagaatttgaatatGTATAGGTATTCTGACTCCCAATCTTGGGGTCCTTTGcactaaattaaaaatgaataaaagattgGACTAGAGCAGGGATTTTTAACTTGGAATccacagacttttaaaaaaatctagtttgctatttaaacataatttatttcctgtataattttttatatttatatgcacttgaaaacattattctgaaaagagatCCACGAGCTTTACTAGACACTCAAAGCGGATCAGCGCGTAAAAAGGGTTAAGAATCCCTGGCATGTATActcttctgaggtcccttccagcctttCAGAATCTCTAACTAAGCCTTTTCCTTATAGGGGCTTTCAGGAGCTTGGGAAGCACCAGGTGTCCAGCCTCCAGGGAGCCCTGTTCCCACAGGACTCCATGCAGAGAGCAGCTGCCAATAGCAGCTGCCGCAGCTACTAGGCACACATTAAACAGGCAGCTTTCAAGGAGGCTGAACCAAGTTGCGAAGCCAGAACCTCAGTCCAGCATCTAGGGACAGTAGGGTTCAGGAAGCCAGGGTCCGCGGAAGCAGGcttctgtccccctccccccgcACCCCCTTCCCCCTGAGAGTTTAGGAGATGCTCGCCCTCTCGCATCCGCCTCTTGGCGCCACGTAGAAATAACTGTCTGCCGCACCCTGGGCTCAGGTAGATGTCTTCCCTGTGAGCTGGGAATAAAATCCCCCAAACTGTCGGCTTCAACCGCCCAGAAACGGTGCCTCCCTCAGTGAAGTGGGAGAAACTGCGCTGTAGCGTGCGTTTTACCTTGTGCTTCCGGTCGGGCCGTTACCTTCTGGTCCAGTACGTGAGCAGTATCCAGGGCGCAAATCCTCAGCCCCTTACTGTGTGCAGCCCATTTATAGAGGCACTTAAGGAGGCACCTTTAGTGTCTCCACCCTCTGTCCCCAGTGTTAGCGCGAGATCCGGACCTGGGACATCCCCACCTCCTGCCTTAGCGGGAGGAAGGACCTCCTCACCTTTTCCCAACCTCCAGTGCCTTTGTTACTTTGGTAACTGCATCTGGGAGCTTAAACCAAAGCGAAACCATTTAGCGCTCTTTGCTCCCTTTGCTGACATTGTGCTTCTGATAGAGGATGTTGAAGTTGGACtttcacatttatcatttttttttttggtctgcctTTTATCACAATTTCAGTGGACAATTCTTGCATCTGTGGCCTCTGTAAAATTTTTCTACTAATtaatttgttggttacattaaaatattaggGTATTTTCCCCTCTGCATTAGGGAAgccatcattatatatatatatatatatatatatatatatatatatatacacacacacacacacacacatacatacatacatatatataacaggAAAGAtggtttatatatgtaaatatataaataatatataatatgtataaccaaatagaaatatatattaatatagaaaacaggatttattataatatagaaataaattaaaatagaaatgtataatatgtttaatataatatgataatttATCAAttagtaatataatataacaatttaatatatttaatacaatataaatatatataaactgtttttcatgtttctatttatctgttctttctctggaggtggacattcacaagttattcttcaaacattaattctatagctgtatatactgttcttttggttctacttattttgttCCCTGAAGAGACTTTATCTTAAGTAAAAGAAAGTCTAAATTGAAATCAATAGATATACGGGGAAGTCaagtagttcaatggatagagagctgagctAAGAAATgagaatcctgggttcaaatccgacagatacttactagctgtgaccctgggcaagtcaattaaccccctttgctagtccttaccattcttctgccttagaattagtaCATTGTATATATTcttaagactgaaggtaagtgtttaaaaaaaaaagaaaagaaatcaatagaTAATAGAGCATATACCTAGTTCACAGGAAGTGAAAAAGGTACCTGCTCTGTCCATCTCTTTGGGTTGACTCATACCACTCTAGCACTATAATTCTGTTTCTTTGCAGTTTCAGAGCACAGTGTCATCCTAGATCTCCCCTTATAATCTCTACCTTAATTTAtctctcatcttcttcctcttgtttACTCAGTTCTCTAGTCTCCTCTTCCTGCTTGGAAGTTAAGGCCACTCCCTCTCCCTAAGTTTCTTCACCTTAAGGCAGGTTCCATGTTTTCCCAGGGAAAGAAAATTTACCAGTCCTTGTGAAATCAGCAGTGGCATGATAAACATCTGCAAATACACAGCACAAACAGCAAAATAAACATTTACACATAAAAGAATAATGATGATTATCCTAGTATCCTAAGTAATCATCTACTGACGCCATTCATAGAAAAAGCTACTTCAAAGGTATGCAACAAGACATAATACAGGGAGCAgtgaggtggtgcagtagattgagagcctggtctagagacaggaggtcctgggttcaaatctgtcctcacacacttcctagctctgtgactctgggcaagtcacttaaccccctttgcttagcctctaccactcctgccttttaataattatattgtcAATACATATGTTGGTTATTGTCAATAGACATGGAATTGATATATAGTATTAAACAtcaaattgattctaaggcagaaggtaagagttaaaaaaaagagtgagcGTACAATGCAAACTATCAACTTGACAGATTATTTCAGCGACTGTATATATAAATGACAAGTTACATGCAGGATATCATAACATTATCTCTAAATGACCAGGAAAGAAGCACAATAGCAACAGCAGTGTGACATCACTGGGCAGAAATATGACTAAACATTAGCAAATATGAAAACAAATCGCAATATAATGCACCAGAACCAAATGTAGCTACAGTGGATGAAAAAAATGTATCTAATTAGCAAATACCAGCAAAATTCAGGACATGCAATAGTTAATAGATCTATCACTATTGTTGAGTCGTTttagtaatgtctgactctttgtgaccccatttgaggatttcttggcagaTTATATTAGAgtcatttgctatttctttccccagcccatttgacaggtgaggaaactgtggtaaagagggttaagtgacttgtccagggttacatagctggtaaatgtctgaggctggatttgaactctaatcctggcactctctccattgtgccacctagctgcccagatacACCACTAAGCATGTGCAATTATGTGCAAAGCATATAGTCATAAACATTAAATATATGATGAGCAATAAACAAGAATAAGCATTATCCTATCTTCTGGCCACATGTTTCCATACCAGGAGAGTCTCAAAGGCTGAAGTCCAGAGGAAAAGTAGTACTTCTGTGTGTATTCTACtcttggtaataataataatcataatcagtgtcaggcactgtgctaagtggatTCTTCCAACAACTCTGGGATGCAAATTctttgttattcttattttccagattaagaaactgaggttaagtgattatcccagggtcacacagctagccggTATCAAGCTTTGATCTCTGCTCTTCATTATTCCCATCCCAGTGCTCTACCTATTGCTCTGCTTAGGTGCCTTATAAGTACTCATTATCTCAGTTACTGAAAATGTCACTCTGAAAGTTTCTCATTCAGATAGTCTTTAACTAATGAGCAAGCTCTTAAATGTCCATTATTCATCACTGTTTGCTCATTCAAACTTTTCTTTAAAGGACTTTCATGAGTGGACAGGGATATTCTCCACGATTAGGTCTGGACGAGCTTTCCATTGGAAAATCAAGGGTTCTCATGAGAGCTGTATCCTTGTGGAAGGTCTTGACAACAAACTTCCCAATACCATCATTTCCTCTCCTACTTGTGCTTCTTATTCTCTGGACTTTAGCACCGTTTCTAAGCTGCAAACTCACTCTGGAAATTTCTTCAGCATTTGGTGCCTTCTAAATAAGGAATCTATTCTTCCCTGTGACCCTCTCAATCTACAATTTTCCTGGAAGAAATTGTACTTGGAAATATTctgaaagaaattagatttagatcaatatctcatgcTATATACTCCCTAAAGCTCCAAATTGATATACGTACTTGGGTATCAAAGGTCACATCATAAATTAGAGGAGTATGGAAGGAAGTACCTTTCACAGCTATGGACAGGGGAAAGATCttgagcaaagaaggggtaaggaggatcaaaggaaacacacaaaaaaaattctattgcataaaattgaaagaaaattgtATGTATTATCAATGCAATTagattcagaaaaggaaatagttaaTGGAGAAAAATTTGTAGCCCATTTCTTTGTTACAGGAATGATAATcaagatatatagagaattgatatAAATACATGAGAATAAGAGCCCTTCCCCAAGAGATAAATAGCCAAAGGGTATGATAggcaattcttttctttctttcttcttcttatcatcattttttaccaattatatgtaataacaaatttccacataagttttctgaagttacataATCCAAATGGTTtcccttcttcatttccttcccccttcctagaGCTGGTAAGCAGTTCAACCTGAGTTATACATGTAGGCAGTTCTTaagggaagaaattaaagcaatttatagtcttgtaaaaaaaatttacaaataacTAATTATAAGaaagatgcaaattaaaattacTCTCAGATCCTTCCTTATATTCGTTAAATatgcaaagaatttttaaaaaggatgaaataaatttAGGACAATAACCTACAAGACACTAAACTGTGACCTTGAAActttgacctagaaataccaTTTCTAGGTAAatatcccctcccccaaaaaaagaaagttgaaaaggacatatttacataaaaataCATGCCATTacttttttgttgtagcaaagaactggaaacaaagaggacacctatcaattggagaatggctcaacaAGTTATGTCATATAAAGTCAAAGAATGTTATTGtacaataggaaataatgaataggatggattcagagaaatttggtgatacttgtatgaaatgatgcagagtgaaacttGCAGAATAAGAAAGTTGTTCTTTACAATGTCTGCAATAAACAACTTGGAATTATGATGTAATGACTAATTAGGACTCCAGGAAGATTAATGAAGAAGACTTGCTTCTCATTTCTTGATGTAGAAGTGATGGCATGTAAGTGCAGAATAAGACAAATTTCTAGACACAACCATTTCAACATCAATTCATTTTGATTGATTGAACTtttattacaaatgaagaattttagggggttagaggaaggag
The window above is part of the Monodelphis domestica isolate mMonDom1 chromosome 7, mMonDom1.pri, whole genome shotgun sequence genome. Proteins encoded here:
- the ALDH1B1 gene encoding aldehyde dehydrogenase X, mitochondrial → MLRLLAPRLSRLCTGVAPYSSAASLPNPVLQPEVRYDKLFINNEWRDAVSKKTFPTVNPSTGEVITHVAEGDKADVDLAVKAAREAFRLGSPWRQMDASERGRLLYRLADLVERDRIYLASLETLDNGKPFQESYVLDLDEVIKVYRYFAGWADKFHGKTIPMDGELFCYTRHEPIGVCGQIIPWNFPLVMQGWKLAPALAAGNTVVMKVAEQTPLSALYLASLIKEAGFPPGVVNIITGYGPTAGAAVAQHMDIDKVAFTGSTEVGHLIQKAAGDSNLKRVTLELGGKSPSIVLADADMNHAVEQCHEALFFNMGQCCCAGSRTFVEDSIYDEFLERTVEKAKKRKVGNPFELDTQQGPQVDKEQFEKILGYIQLGQKEGAKLMCGGERFGEKGFFIKPTVFGNVQDNMRIAKEEIFGPVQPVFKFKKISEIIERANDTKYGLAAAVFTKDLDKAMYLTQALQAGTVWVNTYNIVTCHTPFGGFKESGNGRELGEDGLREYVEVKTVTIKIPQKNS